A part of Actinobaculum sp. 313 genomic DNA contains:
- a CDS encoding ABC transporter substrate-binding protein, whose translation MKRIYSLVALGAAATLALSACSSSNDNNGGKKATVDSGSASTVAFTTGADEYAGYNNRLSSTYSTGNSAINDRMMPGFGYFDSKGNWVHGTDLGDYEMLSEDPLTVKYTINEKAVYQGGTPITCEDYYMDWVSQNPKWIQDGQVAAGNVDDAGNAESLFNNVSDAESYANPVADGPQCEAGDREFTITYSEPNPDWELVVSGAMPSHVIADKVGLTKEELFEAFKNEDFEVAQQAAEEWNNWIAKNPGELQSSDEAPSWGPFTYKEGGWKAGEYVTLVPNPDWWGEAPGVDELVIKQIAPEGQLQALQNGDVNVIEPQATQDTLDQLNAMDNVTVLEGSTMIWEHLDFNFADTSVFSEGQGGQALREAFAYCVPRQDIVDQLIKPLNSDAVVMNAREYFPTDDDYDEVVETSYDGRYDTVDIDKAKEKVAESGVSNPTVRIGYSSPNQRRSDTVDLIRSSCEEAGFTIEDAGSSTFFDAGGELDQGAYDVALFAWSGSGQVVSGANIQMTTGGQNFGGYSNATVDEEWGKVLTSVDPEVWLSSKKIIEKEEWDTLFNIPLYQHPGIVGHTNGLKNVERNVTQSGVVWNAEKWTW comes from the coding sequence ATGAAGAGAATCTACTCACTGGTGGCTCTAGGCGCCGCGGCCACGCTCGCGTTGAGTGCCTGCAGCTCCAGCAATGACAACAATGGTGGCAAGAAGGCAACCGTGGACAGCGGCTCGGCCAGCACTGTCGCCTTTACGACCGGCGCCGATGAATACGCCGGCTACAACAACCGGCTTTCGTCCACGTACTCCACTGGCAACTCGGCCATCAACGACCGGATGATGCCCGGCTTCGGATACTTTGATTCCAAGGGCAATTGGGTACACGGCACTGACCTCGGTGACTACGAGATGCTCTCCGAAGATCCGTTGACCGTCAAGTACACGATTAACGAGAAGGCCGTATACCAGGGTGGCACACCGATTACCTGTGAAGACTACTACATGGACTGGGTGAGTCAGAACCCGAAGTGGATTCAGGACGGCCAAGTTGCCGCTGGCAATGTAGACGATGCGGGTAATGCGGAGTCGCTGTTCAATAATGTTTCGGATGCTGAGTCCTACGCCAATCCGGTCGCTGACGGTCCGCAGTGCGAGGCCGGTGACCGCGAGTTCACCATCACATACTCCGAGCCGAACCCGGATTGGGAACTGGTGGTCAGCGGTGCAATGCCTTCCCACGTCATCGCCGATAAGGTCGGTCTGACGAAGGAAGAGCTTTTCGAGGCCTTCAAGAATGAGGATTTCGAGGTCGCCCAGCAGGCCGCTGAGGAATGGAATAACTGGATCGCCAAGAACCCGGGTGAGCTGCAGTCCAGTGATGAAGCTCCGTCATGGGGCCCTTTCACCTACAAGGAAGGCGGCTGGAAGGCCGGCGAATACGTGACCCTCGTTCCGAACCCCGACTGGTGGGGAGAAGCACCTGGTGTTGACGAACTAGTGATTAAGCAGATTGCGCCCGAAGGTCAGCTGCAGGCGCTGCAAAACGGCGACGTGAACGTCATTGAGCCGCAGGCAACGCAGGATACGCTGGATCAGCTCAACGCCATGGACAACGTCACCGTGCTTGAGGGGTCCACCATGATCTGGGAGCATCTTGATTTCAACTTCGCCGATACCTCGGTATTCTCCGAGGGGCAAGGCGGCCAGGCGCTGCGTGAGGCATTCGCATACTGCGTGCCGCGCCAGGACATCGTTGATCAGTTGATCAAACCGCTGAACAGTGATGCCGTTGTGATGAATGCCCGCGAGTACTTCCCGACCGACGACGACTATGACGAGGTCGTGGAGACTTCTTATGACGGCCGTTACGACACGGTCGATATCGACAAGGCGAAGGAGAAGGTTGCCGAGTCCGGTGTTTCCAACCCGACGGTGCGCATTGGCTACTCCAGCCCGAATCAGCGTCGTAGCGACACGGTGGATCTCATCCGCTCCTCCTGCGAGGAAGCAGGATTCACAATCGAGGATGCTGGGTCGAGCACCTTCTTTGACGCCGGCGGTGAACTCGATCAGGGAGCATACGATGTGGCTCTCTTCGCGTGGAGCGGCTCCGGTCAGGTTGTTTCCGGTGCGAATATTCAGATGACGACCGGAGGGCAGAATTTCGGAGGTTACTCCAACGCCACCGTGGACGAGGAGTGGGGCAAGGTCCTGACCTCTGTCGACCCTGAGGTGTGGCTGTCTTCCAAGAAGATCATCGAGAAAGAAGAGTGGGATACCCTCTTCAATATCCCGTTGTATCAGCATCCTGGCATCGTTGGGCATACCAATGGACTGAAGAACGTTGAGCGTAACGTGACGCAGTCGGGTGTCGTATGGAACGCGGAGAAGTGGACCTGGTAG
- a CDS encoding ABC transporter permease: MFRFIAKRVGISVVILFLASVLMFVLTINSGDPLADLRESSAKNRENLMAQRAAIMHLNDPWYVRYWNWLRGVSGCLRGSCDFGVNRSGQSVNTLLGHALGSTIRLVLLATILAIILGIFFGVMTAVRQYSGTDYTITFLAFVFYSLPSFVFAVLLKEYGAIRFNNWLSDPTISLLTSIIVALLFAAFTQGLFAGDSKRRMLTFGVSFALVLGIMQYVSMTRWFNNPTSGYVIEVIVGIAGAVMFTSLFTGLANRRALLSALGTAAVMIAIAVALQGQLWDPTWGFMFILLAVGVAIAVVIGLVFGGYAKRSVVWACIWTAVSVLVGIIIDFMARYWPDYVSLVGGRPVSTIGSETPNFAGSQYFWYSVLDNATHLMLPTISLTLMSVAAYTRYTRSSMLEVLEQDYVRTARSKGLPERMVITRHAFRNAMIPITTIVAFDFAGLIGGAVITENVFGWKGMGQLFAVGLRQIDPAPVMAFFAVTATAAVVMNMLADIAYAYIDPRIRR; the protein is encoded by the coding sequence GTGTTTAGATTCATTGCCAAACGGGTGGGGATCTCCGTTGTCATCCTTTTCCTGGCATCGGTGCTTATGTTCGTCCTGACGATTAATTCGGGCGACCCACTCGCTGATCTGCGCGAGTCCAGCGCGAAGAACCGCGAGAACCTTATGGCACAGCGTGCGGCCATTATGCATCTCAACGATCCCTGGTACGTGCGTTACTGGAATTGGTTGCGCGGAGTTAGCGGATGTTTGCGTGGCTCCTGTGATTTCGGTGTGAACCGCTCGGGGCAGAGCGTCAACACCTTGCTCGGCCATGCCTTGGGTTCCACAATTCGATTGGTTCTTCTCGCTACGATTTTGGCGATTATTCTTGGCATCTTCTTCGGCGTGATGACAGCAGTTCGCCAGTACTCGGGCACCGACTACACGATCACCTTCCTCGCCTTTGTCTTCTACTCTCTGCCATCCTTTGTTTTCGCGGTGCTCCTGAAGGAGTATGGCGCAATTCGCTTTAACAACTGGCTGAGCGATCCGACGATTTCGCTGCTCACATCGATAATCGTCGCCCTACTTTTCGCGGCGTTTACACAGGGCCTATTTGCGGGAGATTCCAAACGTCGCATGCTCACCTTTGGGGTATCTTTCGCGCTGGTACTCGGCATTATGCAGTACGTCTCGATGACGCGCTGGTTCAACAACCCCACGTCGGGATATGTCATTGAAGTCATCGTTGGTATCGCTGGCGCGGTAATGTTCACTTCGCTGTTTACCGGCCTTGCGAACCGTCGGGCACTGCTATCGGCTCTTGGAACGGCGGCGGTTATGATCGCTATCGCGGTGGCGCTGCAAGGGCAGTTGTGGGATCCGACATGGGGCTTCATGTTCATCCTCCTCGCTGTCGGCGTTGCCATTGCTGTGGTCATCGGACTGGTGTTTGGCGGCTACGCGAAGCGTTCGGTTGTCTGGGCGTGTATCTGGACTGCGGTTAGTGTTCTCGTAGGTATAATCATCGATTTCATGGCACGTTACTGGCCGGACTACGTCAGCCTGGTCGGTGGACGACCGGTTTCAACCATTGGTTCAGAAACTCCGAACTTTGCCGGATCTCAGTACTTCTGGTACAGCGTTCTTGACAATGCGACGCATCTGATGTTGCCGACGATTTCCTTGACCCTGATGTCGGTTGCCGCGTACACGCGTTACACTCGCTCTTCCATGCTGGAGGTGCTTGAGCAGGATTACGTGCGTACCGCACGCTCCAAAGGGCTTCCCGAACGCATGGTCATAACCCGGCATGCTTTCCGAAATGCCATGATTCCAATCACGACAATTGTGGCATTCGATTTCGCCGGCCTTATAGGTGGTGCAGTTATCACCGAGAACGTCTTTGGTTGGAAAGGGATGGGCCAACTCTTCGCCGTGGGTTTGCGGCAGATTGACCCGGCCCCGGTCATGGCATTCTTCGCTGTGACTGCCACTGCGGCAGTTGTCATGAATATGCTCGCTGATATTGCGTACGCGTACATCGATCCACGGATTAGGCGGTGA
- a CDS encoding ABC transporter permease, with protein MSEHDSASVTNEKLFDAVEIDDEVLDQTTDKSYSQGQLVRRRFFHHRAAMISLILFVLAVLLAFTSIGIGPIPGWWKYGYRQTSPTINGGAPTIGWFHLGEHPFGQDNVGKDYFALVMRGTQISIIIAFVVGIVGTLVGTVIGALAGYFRGWLESILMRLTDLFIVIPLLVLAAVVGQITGSHGVMVMAVMLGLLSWTSLARLVRGEVMSLREREFVSAAHALGASAPRIILRHILPNCLGTIIVSATLSIASAVLLETSLSYLGFGVRAPDTSLGLLISTYQTTFSTRPWLFFAPAAMILLIALTVNFIGDGLRDAFDPRQKGKVG; from the coding sequence ATGAGTGAGCATGACTCGGCGTCGGTTACAAACGAGAAGCTTTTTGACGCCGTTGAGATTGATGATGAAGTACTCGATCAGACAACCGACAAGTCGTACTCTCAGGGACAGCTCGTACGTCGACGTTTCTTCCATCATCGCGCCGCGATGATCTCGCTGATTCTCTTCGTACTTGCTGTACTTCTAGCCTTCACCTCTATCGGGATTGGTCCGATTCCCGGCTGGTGGAAGTACGGCTATCGGCAGACTTCGCCAACCATTAACGGCGGTGCACCGACTATCGGCTGGTTCCACCTGGGAGAACACCCCTTCGGGCAGGACAATGTCGGTAAGGACTATTTCGCGCTTGTTATGCGCGGTACGCAGATCTCCATCATCATCGCTTTTGTGGTGGGAATCGTCGGTACTCTTGTCGGCACAGTCATCGGGGCTTTGGCCGGCTACTTCCGGGGCTGGCTGGAGAGTATCCTGATGCGCCTGACCGACTTGTTCATTGTTATCCCGCTGCTTGTGCTCGCCGCGGTCGTAGGGCAAATCACCGGTAGCCACGGCGTGATGGTGATGGCCGTGATGTTGGGACTGCTCTCGTGGACAAGTCTGGCTCGCCTTGTTCGCGGTGAGGTGATGTCGTTGCGTGAGCGGGAGTTCGTTTCTGCCGCGCACGCACTGGGGGCTTCCGCGCCACGTATTATCTTGCGGCATATCCTCCCAAACTGCCTGGGAACGATCATTGTGAGCGCGACACTGTCCATCGCTTCAGCGGTTCTGCTGGAGACATCGCTGTCCTATCTCGGTTTCGGTGTGAGGGCGCCTGATACATCGTTGGGCTTGCTCATTTCCACCTATCAGACAACGTTCTCCACCCGTCCGTGGCTCTTCTTCGCCCCGGCAGCCATGATTCTGCTTATTGCCCTCACCGTGAATTTCATCGGTGACGGCCTGCGTGACGCTTTCGACCCGCGCCAGAAGGGAAAGGTTGGCTGA
- a CDS encoding ABC transporter ATP-binding protein yields the protein MTNSNTEDSHEVEETRGEQDATGNAADAAPAADSPAEPEGAGAEPAAANASSEENKGTATQANGRENAFVKVHARSEEPILSFDELDVQFKTEFGRVHAVRGVSLEVHPHEVVALVGESGSGKSVTSTTALGLLPRNATITGEIVVAGREVQGMSSRGLRNLRGRNVAMVFQEPMTALNPVLTIGRQMTESMEIHGLAFGKEARERAIELLKMVGIDDAEARMSQYPHELSGGQRQRVVIAIAISCNPEVIIADEPTTALDVTVQAEILDLLRSLKDKLNAGILLITHSMGVVADMADTVHVMFRGNIVESGSVDDVLNHPQHPYTKRLLEAVPHLGAGREQFGFSEEKEAELNLENKVLEATDLVIEYERNGKAPFRAVNGVSLDIAEKEIVGLVGESGSGKSTIGKCVLGLIPAAAGEIKIFGEDLLSLSKKDARAARARIGVVFQDPAASLNPRFPIGDCIAEPLVVHGVGNSASRQERVYELLDAVRLPKSTYNRFPHELSGGQRQRVCIARALALSPSLLIADEPTSALDVSVQAQVLTMLSELQDEFGFACLFISHDLAVIDMLAHRVVVLQNGEVVERGLRTEVLHNPQEEYTQQLLAAAPVPEPHEQRRRREARHQLLESLGEEVSELRI from the coding sequence ATGACCAACTCGAATACTGAAGACTCGCACGAGGTGGAAGAGACTCGCGGTGAACAGGACGCCACGGGGAACGCGGCGGATGCGGCTCCAGCAGCAGATTCGCCAGCTGAACCGGAGGGCGCTGGTGCGGAGCCTGCCGCGGCAAATGCCTCGTCCGAGGAGAACAAAGGCACTGCGACGCAGGCGAACGGCCGAGAGAACGCCTTTGTCAAGGTGCATGCTCGCTCCGAGGAGCCGATTCTTTCCTTCGACGAACTCGATGTCCAGTTCAAGACAGAGTTCGGCCGCGTGCATGCTGTGCGCGGAGTGAGCCTCGAGGTACATCCGCACGAAGTTGTTGCCCTGGTCGGTGAATCGGGTTCGGGCAAGTCGGTGACGTCGACGACGGCGCTCGGGCTTCTGCCGCGCAACGCCACGATTACCGGTGAGATCGTCGTCGCCGGTCGGGAAGTGCAGGGCATGTCTTCGCGTGGCCTGCGCAATCTGCGGGGACGGAACGTCGCGATGGTGTTTCAGGAGCCAATGACGGCTCTGAACCCCGTGTTGACCATCGGGCGGCAGATGACCGAATCCATGGAGATCCACGGGTTGGCCTTCGGCAAGGAGGCGCGCGAGAGGGCGATCGAACTCCTGAAGATGGTCGGCATTGACGACGCCGAGGCGCGCATGAGCCAGTATCCGCACGAGCTCTCGGGTGGTCAGCGACAGCGCGTCGTTATCGCGATTGCGATCTCCTGCAATCCCGAGGTGATTATTGCCGACGAGCCCACGACCGCACTCGATGTGACGGTTCAGGCGGAGATCCTCGATCTTCTTCGGTCCTTGAAAGACAAACTCAATGCGGGCATTTTGCTCATTACCCATTCGATGGGCGTCGTCGCGGATATGGCAGACACGGTCCATGTGATGTTCCGCGGCAACATCGTAGAGTCGGGTTCGGTTGATGATGTACTCAATCATCCGCAGCATCCTTATACAAAGCGATTGTTGGAGGCGGTTCCGCACTTGGGTGCGGGGCGCGAACAGTTTGGTTTCAGCGAGGAGAAGGAAGCGGAGCTGAACCTTGAAAACAAGGTTCTGGAGGCCACGGATCTCGTCATTGAGTACGAGCGCAATGGCAAGGCTCCGTTCCGCGCGGTTAATGGCGTCTCGCTAGATATCGCGGAGAAGGAAATCGTCGGCCTCGTCGGCGAGTCGGGTTCCGGGAAGTCAACGATTGGCAAGTGCGTCCTAGGTTTGATTCCAGCGGCTGCCGGTGAGATCAAGATCTTTGGTGAGGATCTGCTCTCGTTGTCGAAGAAGGATGCACGTGCCGCGCGAGCGCGGATCGGCGTTGTATTCCAGGACCCTGCGGCCTCGTTGAATCCGCGTTTCCCCATCGGAGACTGCATTGCAGAGCCGCTCGTTGTACACGGAGTAGGCAACAGTGCTTCCCGGCAAGAACGCGTGTATGAATTGCTCGATGCCGTTCGTCTGCCGAAGTCCACGTACAACCGCTTCCCGCACGAGCTTTCCGGCGGCCAGCGCCAGCGTGTCTGTATTGCGCGCGCTTTGGCCTTGTCGCCGAGCCTGCTGATCGCGGACGAACCCACATCTGCGCTGGACGTGTCCGTGCAGGCGCAGGTACTGACCATGCTCTCGGAGTTGCAGGATGAATTCGGGTTCGCCTGCTTGTTCATCTCGCATGACCTTGCGGTAATCGATATGCTCGCGCACCGCGTGGTCGTGCTGCAGAACGGTGAGGTCGTGGAGCGTGGACTGCGCACCGAGGTGCTGCACAACCCGCAGGAGGAGTACACGCAGCAGCTGCTGGCGGCCGCGCCGGTTCCTGAGCCGCATGAGCAACGTCGTCGCCGTGAGGCTCGTCATCAACTGCTGGAGTCGCTGGGCGAAGAGGTCTCCGAACTGCGTATCTAG
- a CDS encoding PH domain-containing protein: MADVKEPRYVLRNRSQIIKGVVLCMIGLVFVIATLIEGARLVTLIPPLLVCGGAIGTAAVLYFLPAVTLDAAGVTVRNWVRSVRVPWSEFTGVENRYDTAVLSSVRGVPHRDTVASFPGSGGITRGRDRLSDSHPLHRTDNASSLPIDFTATSGTHTRWITFRQFPSALERYREKHARRSGGAPRVQHVEPVSAVILGLSLLLIAAGIWSVVLLSG; encoded by the coding sequence ATGGCCGATGTGAAGGAACCCCGCTACGTGCTGCGCAACCGCTCCCAGATCATCAAGGGAGTTGTCCTCTGCATGATCGGCCTTGTCTTTGTGATCGCCACCCTCATCGAAGGAGCCCGGCTCGTCACCCTCATTCCCCCGCTGCTCGTGTGTGGCGGAGCAATCGGTACCGCCGCCGTGCTGTATTTCTTGCCCGCCGTTACGCTCGACGCCGCAGGCGTGACAGTGAGAAACTGGGTTCGCAGCGTCCGGGTTCCATGGTCAGAGTTCACCGGCGTAGAGAACCGTTACGACACCGCCGTCCTATCCTCGGTTCGCGGCGTACCGCATCGCGATACGGTTGCCTCCTTCCCCGGATCGGGTGGAATCACACGCGGACGCGACCGCTTGAGTGATTCGCACCCGCTCCACCGCACCGACAATGCGTCGTCACTGCCCATAGATTTCACTGCGACTTCCGGTACACATACCCGGTGGATAACGTTCCGTCAATTCCCCTCGGCACTGGAACGCTACCGCGAGAAGCACGCGCGCCGCAGCGGCGGCGCGCCGCGCGTACAGCACGTAGAACCGGTCTCCGCGGTGATCCTCGGCCTGTCCTTGCTGCTGATCGCCGCCGGGATCTGGAGCGTCGTCCTTCTGTCCGGGTAG
- the typA gene encoding translational GTPase TypA produces the protein MSTRKDLRNVAIVAHVDHGKTTLVDAMLWQSGAFGERATVEKTGERVLDSGDLEREKGITILAKNTAVTYTGPSAAAFGAPEGVVINVVDTPGHADFGGEVERGLSMVDGVVLLVDASEGPLPQTRFVLRKALEAHLPVITVVNKVDRPDARIDEVVNETQDLLLSLMADLEEPDDDALDRLLEIPVIYCAAKAGYADTRRPGDGELPANHDLEPLFEAILHYIPAPSFDAEAPLAAQVTNLDASPFLGRLALTRIYSGELRKGSWVGWSRHDGSVTKVHISELLATRGLERESTESARAGDIVAVAGIAEITIGDSLVDPEDPRPLPLIHVDDPAISMTIGINTSPLAGGEKGHKLTARQVKDRLDSELVGNVSIRVLPTDRPDQWEVQDRGELALAILVEQMRREGFELTVGKPRVVTRTIDGTLCEPMERTTIDVPEEYLGAVTQLMAARKGRMDTMSNHGSGWVRLEFVVPARGMIGFRSQFLTRTRGTGIASSISDGYAPWMGEIVSRATGSLVSDRAGQATAYALQRLEDRGTFFIEPGQEVYEGQVVGENPRDEDMDVNVVRAKEMTNMRSSTADVFEQLQAPRHLTLEECIEFAADDECIEVTPQAVRIRKVILDSTERYKQAARHRRGGH, from the coding sequence ATGAGTACGCGCAAGGATCTGCGTAACGTCGCAATTGTCGCCCATGTGGATCACGGGAAGACCACTTTGGTGGATGCCATGCTCTGGCAGTCCGGCGCCTTCGGGGAACGCGCCACCGTGGAGAAAACGGGTGAGCGCGTGCTCGACTCCGGCGACCTGGAACGCGAGAAGGGGATCACCATCCTCGCCAAGAACACCGCCGTCACCTACACCGGACCGTCAGCTGCAGCTTTTGGCGCCCCAGAGGGCGTCGTTATCAATGTTGTTGACACCCCCGGCCACGCCGACTTCGGAGGCGAGGTGGAGCGCGGGCTCTCCATGGTGGACGGCGTCGTGCTGCTGGTCGATGCCTCAGAAGGGCCGTTGCCGCAGACACGTTTTGTACTACGTAAAGCACTGGAAGCCCACCTGCCGGTGATCACCGTCGTCAATAAGGTAGACCGGCCGGATGCCAGAATTGACGAAGTCGTTAACGAGACGCAGGACCTGCTGCTCTCACTGATGGCCGATTTGGAGGAGCCCGACGACGACGCCCTGGACCGCCTCCTGGAGATCCCCGTCATCTACTGCGCTGCGAAGGCGGGCTATGCGGATACTCGACGCCCGGGCGACGGCGAGCTACCTGCCAACCACGATCTGGAGCCGCTTTTTGAGGCCATCCTCCACTACATTCCCGCTCCAAGCTTCGATGCCGAGGCTCCGCTGGCGGCTCAGGTGACCAACCTGGATGCCTCGCCATTCCTCGGGCGTCTGGCGCTGACCCGCATCTACTCCGGCGAGCTGCGTAAGGGCTCCTGGGTGGGGTGGTCACGCCACGATGGCAGTGTAACCAAGGTTCATATTTCCGAACTCCTCGCAACCCGCGGCCTCGAACGGGAATCGACGGAGTCCGCGCGTGCCGGTGACATTGTTGCTGTGGCGGGGATTGCAGAGATCACTATCGGAGATTCGCTGGTAGACCCGGAGGATCCGCGCCCGCTGCCGCTGATCCACGTGGACGATCCGGCCATTTCCATGACCATCGGTATTAATACCTCCCCGCTGGCGGGTGGCGAGAAGGGGCACAAGCTCACCGCGCGGCAAGTCAAGGACCGGCTGGATAGCGAGCTGGTGGGAAATGTGTCGATCCGCGTACTGCCAACCGACCGACCGGACCAGTGGGAAGTACAGGACCGCGGCGAGTTGGCCTTGGCCATCCTGGTGGAGCAGATGCGCCGAGAGGGTTTTGAGCTTACCGTCGGCAAGCCGCGGGTGGTCACCCGCACCATTGATGGCACGCTCTGTGAGCCGATGGAGCGCACCACTATTGATGTGCCGGAGGAGTACCTGGGTGCGGTCACGCAGTTGATGGCCGCACGCAAGGGGCGCATGGACACTATGTCCAATCATGGCTCGGGCTGGGTTCGCCTGGAGTTCGTCGTTCCCGCGCGAGGCATGATCGGGTTCCGTTCCCAGTTCCTGACTCGCACTCGCGGCACCGGCATCGCCTCGTCGATCAGCGACGGCTACGCCCCCTGGATGGGGGAGATTGTTTCGCGTGCCACCGGATCCCTGGTCTCTGATCGAGCCGGGCAGGCGACGGCGTACGCGCTTCAGAGGCTGGAGGACCGCGGCACCTTCTTCATCGAACCGGGGCAGGAGGTATACGAAGGGCAGGTTGTGGGTGAGAATCCGCGCGATGAGGATATGGATGTCAACGTGGTGCGCGCCAAGGAAATGACCAATATGCGCTCCTCGACGGCAGACGTGTTCGAGCAGCTGCAGGCGCCGCGGCATCTGACCCTGGAAGAATGCATCGAGTTCGCTGCCGACGATGAGTGCATTGAAGTCACCCCGCAGGCCGTTAGAATCCGTAAGGTGATCCTCGATTCAACCGAACGTTACAAGCAGGCGGCCCGCCATCGGCGGGGAGGGCACTGA
- a CDS encoding VanW family protein, translated as MAEDDDATTGKDAAGTQEAPHDAAPESAATTEVTVTDVAEAAADSATLAGGDSTTSEGARADIAGGGSAATAADGTGTATVETGTATVETGTAAAVAEGASTKAADKTTVIPGADSVASAGIAQGQENSGSSSDEGGTPVKKRRRRWPWITAATVILLGGAYVGAAYYFAERIPAGTKVVGVDVSGMTRSEAATALEEPLREKLGDPIQVTVAGESYTVDPASYSLDLDKEGTLNSLVGFSLDPRRLWAHIAGGRNVKPVLTVDEAELSSVVDDLAEKTDTDAVNADIVFDGTTPSVKPSERGIALEREAARDVFSTDALTVTQPINLEVSTIDPVIDDEKAQKALTELAEPLVADKLSVTVQEKLVELTPEQLAAAASFTENDGELALELDSEQLGDIVRETVPDILTPGTDARIEIANHTTPTITPSENGVGIDDEQLAVDAVTAVSSGNRTVEAPTKEVEAEFSTADAEALGVTEVVSQIETPLTNDAVRTTNLEVGTAKITNTLVMPGETFSLLDALGPIDAEHGFVSSGVVADGFNSTAMGGGLSQLSTNTFNIGYLAGFTDVEHKPHSKYFSRYPMGREATLWEGQIDMKWTNNTPYGAVIDTWVADGQVHSQLWSTKYWDVTTSTSDPYAYVAPSTSYNPAADCVPSGAGGSGFTVTVSRTVAREGKVEEESSYAWTYAPVDAVVCSPTG; from the coding sequence GTGGCGGAAGACGACGACGCGACGACCGGAAAAGACGCGGCGGGCACCCAAGAGGCGCCACACGACGCCGCGCCAGAATCTGCAGCTACCACCGAGGTTACGGTCACGGATGTGGCGGAAGCTGCCGCGGATTCGGCCACTCTTGCAGGCGGGGATTCAACCACCTCTGAGGGGGCGCGTGCCGATATTGCCGGAGGCGGTTCAGCTGCGACCGCCGCTGATGGCACAGGTACCGCCACAGTCGAGACAGGTACCGCCACAGTCGAGACAGGTACTGCCGCTGCGGTCGCCGAAGGTGCGAGTACGAAGGCGGCTGATAAAACCACAGTTATACCTGGCGCTGACAGTGTCGCTTCTGCCGGAATTGCCCAGGGGCAGGAGAATAGCGGCTCCTCTTCGGATGAAGGAGGCACGCCGGTGAAGAAGCGCCGCCGTCGGTGGCCATGGATCACCGCAGCAACAGTCATCCTTTTGGGCGGAGCTTATGTGGGGGCGGCATACTACTTCGCGGAGCGAATTCCGGCTGGTACAAAAGTGGTTGGCGTTGACGTTTCGGGTATGACGCGCAGTGAAGCGGCAACCGCCCTGGAAGAGCCGCTGCGCGAAAAGCTTGGTGACCCGATTCAGGTAACCGTCGCCGGTGAAAGCTACACGGTTGATCCTGCCTCATACTCACTCGATCTGGACAAAGAAGGCACCCTCAACTCACTCGTTGGTTTTTCTTTGGACCCCCGCCGCCTGTGGGCGCATATCGCCGGGGGACGCAACGTTAAACCGGTCTTGACCGTTGATGAGGCTGAGCTTTCCTCCGTCGTCGACGATCTTGCCGAAAAGACTGACACGGACGCCGTCAACGCAGACATCGTGTTCGATGGCACCACGCCTAGCGTCAAGCCGTCGGAACGGGGAATTGCGCTGGAACGTGAAGCCGCGCGCGATGTGTTCTCCACGGATGCGCTCACCGTGACTCAACCGATCAATCTTGAGGTATCCACGATTGATCCGGTCATTGATGACGAGAAGGCGCAAAAAGCTCTCACTGAACTCGCCGAGCCGCTTGTTGCAGACAAGCTCTCCGTTACCGTACAGGAGAAGCTCGTCGAGTTGACGCCAGAGCAGTTGGCGGCCGCAGCGAGCTTCACGGAGAACGACGGCGAACTCGCCCTGGAGCTGGACTCGGAGCAGCTCGGAGACATCGTCCGTGAAACCGTTCCCGATATTCTCACACCCGGTACGGATGCACGCATTGAGATTGCCAACCACACAACTCCCACGATCACGCCGTCGGAAAACGGTGTGGGCATTGACGACGAGCAACTCGCCGTCGATGCGGTCACGGCGGTTTCTTCCGGAAACCGCACGGTTGAGGCACCAACCAAGGAAGTGGAGGCGGAGTTCAGCACGGCGGATGCCGAAGCGCTGGGCGTGACGGAAGTGGTCTCCCAGATTGAGACCCCGTTGACCAACGACGCTGTGCGGACCACCAACCTGGAGGTTGGAACGGCGAAGATCACCAACACCTTGGTGATGCCCGGTGAGACCTTCTCGCTGTTGGACGCGCTCGGTCCGATCGATGCTGAACACGGATTCGTTTCCTCCGGTGTGGTGGCGGACGGTTTCAACTCCACCGCCATGGGTGGAGGGCTTTCCCAGCTGTCCACCAATACCTTCAACATTGGTTATTTGGCGGGGTTCACAGACGTGGAGCACAAACCGCATTCCAAGTACTTCTCCCGCTATCCCATGGGCCGTGAGGCCACACTGTGGGAAGGGCAGATCGATATGAAGTGGACCAATAACACCCCCTACGGCGCCGTGATCGATACCTGGGTTGCCGACGGGCAGGTGCACTCGCAGTTGTGGTCGACGAAGTATTGGGATGTCACGACGTCGACTTCCGATCCCTACGCCTATGTGGCGCCCAGTACCAGCTACAATCCGGCTGCAGACTGTGTGCCTTCGGGTGCCGGCGGCTCCGGCTTCACGGTGACGGTGAGCCGGACCGTGGCACGCGAGGGTAAGGTCGAAGAGGAGTCGAGCTACGCGTGGACCTACGCTCCCGTTGACGCCGTCGTCTGCAGTCCGACGGGCTGA